From Acanthopagrus latus isolate v.2019 chromosome 22, fAcaLat1.1, whole genome shotgun sequence, the proteins below share one genomic window:
- the bcl11bb gene encoding B-cell lymphoma/leukemia 11B isoform X1 produces MSRRKQVNPQHLSLTHRETIQAESNHDSRAGSPSPEPSTPSPRRVGPGEHDLLTCGQCQTNFPLGDILVFIEHKRRLCRGPGSRPGSFSKPGEAGGITGITISPRARSLELGRGSIPVEVGIQVTPGGEDDALMRLTPAKGICPKQERGDKDEPSSYICTTCKQTFNSAWFLLQHAQNTHGIRIYLDNHLANCSLTPRMALPPPPCTEALPRSPLPTFLGDTNNPFHLLRMAAPLLREHPPPPGYLETRLPATPPFVSPPPPPRPPLERLGPEEMGLLSQHPSAFERVMRMTPMEPASMDFSRRLRELAGNTTNNGGPTPPLSPNRVPPMHRLLSPTLFQPGAKPPPFLTYAPQPPSSQGGHGSSSPPDSQGQSQTPGKSKSCEFCGKIFKFQSNLIVHRRSHTGERPYKCHLCDHACSQASKLKRHMKTHMHNKSGSMSGSPEQGNRAEGGEGEDKSREGNSRGIGMDNEEEEEEEEEEEEEEEEEEEEMRNGSRPDSNLSEDSQEFGQNRDNGPRQSSEEKPLGGDRVSDSGGVGIMHPFNHLDNHLKMNPNKRGMERQPNGDGGERGEAERERERERERERERERERERENEREQERERDEQDEHRPIMNGRISVSEAMSFPGLFQRRPTPITSPNPSNNKRIKIEKEQLELPPAIPLISPENVYSQLLAGYAASRHFIREPFLGFTDSRQSPFATSSEHSSSETGSLRFSTPPGELMEGGSASGRSGSSTPHLLRGPGPGRPPSSKERRNDTCEYCGKVFKNCSNLTVHRRSHTGERPYKCDLCSYACAQSSKLTRHMKTHGQFGKEVYRCDICHMPFSVYSTLEKHMKKWHGEHLMASEVKLEQADRG; encoded by the exons ATGTCCCGCCGCAAGCAGGTGAACCCGCAGCACTTATCGTTGACGCACAGGGAGACAATACAAG CAGAGTCCAATCATGATTCGAGGGCGGGATCTCCGTCCCCGGAGCCATCCACACCCAGCCCTCGGAGGGTGGGACCCGGGGAGCATGACCTGCTGACCTGTGGCCAGTGCCAGACCAACTTCCCGCTGGGCGATATCCTGGTTTTCATTGAGCACAAGCGACGCCTGTGCCGGGGCCCCGGGAGCAGACCGGGGTCCTTCTCCAAACCCGGGGAGGCTGGCGGGATCACGGGCATCACTATCTCTCCCAGGGCCAGGTCGCTGGAGCTGGGTAGAGGGTCCATTCCGGTGGAGGTGGGCATCCAGGTGACCCCCGGCGGGGAGGACGATGCTCTGATGAGGCTGACGCCGGCCAAGGGGATCTGCCCgaaacaggagagaggag ATAAAGATGAGCCATCCAGCTACATCTGCACTACCTGTAAGCAGACCTTCAACAGCGCCTGGTTCCTGCTTCAGCATGCCCAGAACACTCATGGCATCCGCATCTACCTGGACAACCACCTCGCCAACTGCTCCCTCACTCCCCGCATGGCTCTGCCTCCGCCCCCGTGCACTGAAGCCCTGCCCCGGTCCCCTCTCCCCACTTTCCTCGGCGACACCAACAACCCATTCCACCTCCTCCGCATGGCTGCGCCCCTGCTCAGGGAACACCCCCCTCCCCCGGGGTATTTGGAGACCCGGCTGCCTGCAACGCCACCCTTTGTCAGCCCTCCACCGCCCCCTAGACCCCCTCTAGAGAGGCTGGGCCCCGAGGAGATGGGGCTGCTGTCCCAGCACCCCAGTGCCTTCGAGAGGGTGATGCGGATGACCCCCATGGAGCCAGCTTCCATGGACTTCTCCAGACGTCTGAGGGAACTGGCAGGCAACACAACCAATAACGGGGGACCcacacctcctctctcacccaACCGTGTGCCACCCATGCACCGCCTGCTGAGTCCCACGCTTTTCCAGCCCGGTGCCAAGCCTCCACCATTTCTCACCTATGCCCCACAGCCACCCAGCTCTCAAGGGGGACATGGTTCTTCCAGCCCTCCTGACTCCCAGGGACAGAGCCAGACCCCAGGGAAATCCAAATCCTGTGAGTTCTGTGGCAAGATCTTCAAGTTCCAGAGCAACCTGATCGTCCACAGACGCAGTCACACAGGAGAGAGGCCGTACAAGTGTCATCTATGTGATCACGCCTGTTCTCAGGCCAGCAAGCTTAAGAGGCACATGAAGACACATATGCACAACAAGTCTGGGTCCATGAGTGGCTCCCCAGAGCAGGGAAATAGagcggagggaggagagggtgaggacaAGAGTAGAGAGGGCAACTCAAGAGGCATTGGGAtggacaatgaggaggaggaggaggaagaggaggaagaagaggaggaggaggaagaagaggaggaagaaatgaggAATGGAAGTCGGCCAGATTCCAACTTAAGCGAAGACTCGCAGGAGTTCGGCCAGAACAGGGACAATGGTCCTCGACAGTCCTCTGAGGAGAAACCCCTGGGTGGGGATAGAGTCAGTGACAGCGGCGGGGTGGGCATCATGCACCCGTTTAACCATCTGGACAATCACCTTAAAATGAACCCTAACAAGAGAGGCATGGAGAGGCAACCTAATGGAGATGGTGGAGAGAGGGgtgaggcagaaagagaaagagaaagagaaagagaaagggaaagggaaagggaaagagaaagagaaagagagaatgagagggagCAGGAAAGAGAGCGAGACGAGCAGGACGAACACAGGCCCATCATGAACGGCAGGATCAGTGTATCTGAAGCCATGTCCTTCCCGGGGCTGTTCCAGCGCCGGCCCACACCTATCACCAGCCCAAACCCTTCCAACAACAAGAGGATCAAGATAGAGAAGGAACAGCTGGAGCTTCCCCCAGCCATACCCCTCATCTCCCCGGAGAATGTCTATTCTCAACTCCTGGCTGGCTACGCTGCTTCACGCCACTTCATAAGAGAACCCTTCCTGGGATTCACGGATTCCCGTCAGTCGCCGTTCGCCACATCCTCTGAGCACTCCTCctcagaaacaggaagtcttcGTTTTTCCACCCCGCCCGGGGAGCTGATGGAAGGAGGTAGCGCCTCGGGCAGAAGCGGAAGCAGCACTCCTCACCTCCTGCGGGGACCGGGCCCCGGCAGACCTCCGAGCTCTAAGGAGAGGAGGAACGACACCTGCGAGTATTGCGGCAAGGTGTTCAAGAACTGCAGCAACCTGACGGTGCACCGACGCAGCCACACGGGGGAACGGCCCTACAAGTGCGACCTGTGCAGCTACGCCTGCGCTCAGAGCTCCAAGCTGACGCGCCACATGAAGACCCACGGGCAATTCGGTAAGGAGGTGTACCGCTGCGACATCTGCCACATGCCCTTCAGCGTCTACAGCACGCTggagaaacacatgaagaagtgGCACGGCGAACATTTGATGGCCAGTGAGGTCAAACTGGAGCAGGCGGACAGAGGTTAA
- the bcl11bb gene encoding B-cell lymphoma/leukemia 11B isoform X2: MSRRKQVNPQHLSLTHRETIQESNHDSRAGSPSPEPSTPSPRRVGPGEHDLLTCGQCQTNFPLGDILVFIEHKRRLCRGPGSRPGSFSKPGEAGGITGITISPRARSLELGRGSIPVEVGIQVTPGGEDDALMRLTPAKGICPKQERGDKDEPSSYICTTCKQTFNSAWFLLQHAQNTHGIRIYLDNHLANCSLTPRMALPPPPCTEALPRSPLPTFLGDTNNPFHLLRMAAPLLREHPPPPGYLETRLPATPPFVSPPPPPRPPLERLGPEEMGLLSQHPSAFERVMRMTPMEPASMDFSRRLRELAGNTTNNGGPTPPLSPNRVPPMHRLLSPTLFQPGAKPPPFLTYAPQPPSSQGGHGSSSPPDSQGQSQTPGKSKSCEFCGKIFKFQSNLIVHRRSHTGERPYKCHLCDHACSQASKLKRHMKTHMHNKSGSMSGSPEQGNRAEGGEGEDKSREGNSRGIGMDNEEEEEEEEEEEEEEEEEEEEMRNGSRPDSNLSEDSQEFGQNRDNGPRQSSEEKPLGGDRVSDSGGVGIMHPFNHLDNHLKMNPNKRGMERQPNGDGGERGEAERERERERERERERERERERENEREQERERDEQDEHRPIMNGRISVSEAMSFPGLFQRRPTPITSPNPSNNKRIKIEKEQLELPPAIPLISPENVYSQLLAGYAASRHFIREPFLGFTDSRQSPFATSSEHSSSETGSLRFSTPPGELMEGGSASGRSGSSTPHLLRGPGPGRPPSSKERRNDTCEYCGKVFKNCSNLTVHRRSHTGERPYKCDLCSYACAQSSKLTRHMKTHGQFGKEVYRCDICHMPFSVYSTLEKHMKKWHGEHLMASEVKLEQADRG; encoded by the exons ATGTCCCGCCGCAAGCAGGTGAACCCGCAGCACTTATCGTTGACGCACAGGGAGACAATACAAG AGTCCAATCATGATTCGAGGGCGGGATCTCCGTCCCCGGAGCCATCCACACCCAGCCCTCGGAGGGTGGGACCCGGGGAGCATGACCTGCTGACCTGTGGCCAGTGCCAGACCAACTTCCCGCTGGGCGATATCCTGGTTTTCATTGAGCACAAGCGACGCCTGTGCCGGGGCCCCGGGAGCAGACCGGGGTCCTTCTCCAAACCCGGGGAGGCTGGCGGGATCACGGGCATCACTATCTCTCCCAGGGCCAGGTCGCTGGAGCTGGGTAGAGGGTCCATTCCGGTGGAGGTGGGCATCCAGGTGACCCCCGGCGGGGAGGACGATGCTCTGATGAGGCTGACGCCGGCCAAGGGGATCTGCCCgaaacaggagagaggag ATAAAGATGAGCCATCCAGCTACATCTGCACTACCTGTAAGCAGACCTTCAACAGCGCCTGGTTCCTGCTTCAGCATGCCCAGAACACTCATGGCATCCGCATCTACCTGGACAACCACCTCGCCAACTGCTCCCTCACTCCCCGCATGGCTCTGCCTCCGCCCCCGTGCACTGAAGCCCTGCCCCGGTCCCCTCTCCCCACTTTCCTCGGCGACACCAACAACCCATTCCACCTCCTCCGCATGGCTGCGCCCCTGCTCAGGGAACACCCCCCTCCCCCGGGGTATTTGGAGACCCGGCTGCCTGCAACGCCACCCTTTGTCAGCCCTCCACCGCCCCCTAGACCCCCTCTAGAGAGGCTGGGCCCCGAGGAGATGGGGCTGCTGTCCCAGCACCCCAGTGCCTTCGAGAGGGTGATGCGGATGACCCCCATGGAGCCAGCTTCCATGGACTTCTCCAGACGTCTGAGGGAACTGGCAGGCAACACAACCAATAACGGGGGACCcacacctcctctctcacccaACCGTGTGCCACCCATGCACCGCCTGCTGAGTCCCACGCTTTTCCAGCCCGGTGCCAAGCCTCCACCATTTCTCACCTATGCCCCACAGCCACCCAGCTCTCAAGGGGGACATGGTTCTTCCAGCCCTCCTGACTCCCAGGGACAGAGCCAGACCCCAGGGAAATCCAAATCCTGTGAGTTCTGTGGCAAGATCTTCAAGTTCCAGAGCAACCTGATCGTCCACAGACGCAGTCACACAGGAGAGAGGCCGTACAAGTGTCATCTATGTGATCACGCCTGTTCTCAGGCCAGCAAGCTTAAGAGGCACATGAAGACACATATGCACAACAAGTCTGGGTCCATGAGTGGCTCCCCAGAGCAGGGAAATAGagcggagggaggagagggtgaggacaAGAGTAGAGAGGGCAACTCAAGAGGCATTGGGAtggacaatgaggaggaggaggaggaagaggaggaagaagaggaggaggaggaagaagaggaggaagaaatgaggAATGGAAGTCGGCCAGATTCCAACTTAAGCGAAGACTCGCAGGAGTTCGGCCAGAACAGGGACAATGGTCCTCGACAGTCCTCTGAGGAGAAACCCCTGGGTGGGGATAGAGTCAGTGACAGCGGCGGGGTGGGCATCATGCACCCGTTTAACCATCTGGACAATCACCTTAAAATGAACCCTAACAAGAGAGGCATGGAGAGGCAACCTAATGGAGATGGTGGAGAGAGGGgtgaggcagaaagagaaagagaaagagaaagagaaagggaaagggaaagggaaagagaaagagaaagagagaatgagagggagCAGGAAAGAGAGCGAGACGAGCAGGACGAACACAGGCCCATCATGAACGGCAGGATCAGTGTATCTGAAGCCATGTCCTTCCCGGGGCTGTTCCAGCGCCGGCCCACACCTATCACCAGCCCAAACCCTTCCAACAACAAGAGGATCAAGATAGAGAAGGAACAGCTGGAGCTTCCCCCAGCCATACCCCTCATCTCCCCGGAGAATGTCTATTCTCAACTCCTGGCTGGCTACGCTGCTTCACGCCACTTCATAAGAGAACCCTTCCTGGGATTCACGGATTCCCGTCAGTCGCCGTTCGCCACATCCTCTGAGCACTCCTCctcagaaacaggaagtcttcGTTTTTCCACCCCGCCCGGGGAGCTGATGGAAGGAGGTAGCGCCTCGGGCAGAAGCGGAAGCAGCACTCCTCACCTCCTGCGGGGACCGGGCCCCGGCAGACCTCCGAGCTCTAAGGAGAGGAGGAACGACACCTGCGAGTATTGCGGCAAGGTGTTCAAGAACTGCAGCAACCTGACGGTGCACCGACGCAGCCACACGGGGGAACGGCCCTACAAGTGCGACCTGTGCAGCTACGCCTGCGCTCAGAGCTCCAAGCTGACGCGCCACATGAAGACCCACGGGCAATTCGGTAAGGAGGTGTACCGCTGCGACATCTGCCACATGCCCTTCAGCGTCTACAGCACGCTggagaaacacatgaagaagtgGCACGGCGAACATTTGATGGCCAGTGAGGTCAAACTGGAGCAGGCGGACAGAGGTTAA